The following coding sequences are from one Chloroflexota bacterium window:
- a CDS encoding aminopeptidase P family protein, with translation MLTAEGCRSRQGRLWEGIEAEVEVVLIAAPWHVHYLTGHYISPNTLNVPSTRLLVLERGGAARLFLDNWTARGAQHAHVDEIVVYEWYDGRQPGRDRHAGVVGMLTNWLLERRPRRVAIEPAHLPWRIAEVLRESGTTVVDVTPVLHAMRLRKDPDELAAIRFAVQAAVAGHAAARAAVQPEVTELDVYAAVHAATVKAAGGVVTMLGDFASGGRSGGPPSDRILQPGDLMIVDFFPIVNGYRADITNTYAVGRPTDAQRRHMDLLLRAKAAGEAMLRPGVTGGQVYAAVRGVFEEAGVAEHFPHHAGHALGLMHPEPPFFVPESQEPLQEGQVVTL, from the coding sequence ATGCTGACGGCCGAGGGATGCCGTTCGCGACAGGGCCGGTTGTGGGAAGGAATCGAGGCTGAGGTGGAGGTCGTCCTCATTGCGGCGCCGTGGCACGTCCACTACCTGACGGGGCACTACATCTCGCCCAACACGCTGAACGTGCCCAGCACCCGTCTTTTGGTCCTGGAGCGGGGAGGGGCGGCCCGGCTCTTCCTGGACAACTGGACGGCCCGGGGGGCGCAGCACGCTCACGTGGATGAGATCGTGGTGTACGAGTGGTACGATGGCCGTCAGCCGGGACGTGATCGCCACGCCGGCGTTGTGGGGATGCTGACAAACTGGCTGCTCGAGAGGCGGCCACGGCGCGTAGCGATTGAGCCTGCCCATCTGCCGTGGAGGATCGCGGAGGTTTTGCGGGAGTCGGGGACGACCGTGGTGGATGTGACGCCGGTGCTGCATGCGATGCGGCTCCGGAAGGATCCCGATGAGCTGGCGGCCATTCGGTTCGCCGTGCAGGCGGCTGTGGCCGGACACGCGGCGGCGCGTGCAGCCGTCCAGCCGGAGGTGACCGAGCTCGACGTGTATGCGGCGGTGCACGCGGCGACGGTGAAGGCTGCCGGGGGTGTGGTGACGATGCTGGGGGATTTCGCATCCGGCGGTCGATCGGGAGGACCGCCGTCCGACCGGATCTTGCAGCCAGGCGACCTGATGATCGTCGACTTCTTTCCCATAGTCAATGGCTATCGTGCGGATATCACGAACACGTATGCTGTCGGGCGGCCCACGGACGCGCAGCGTCGGCACATGGATTTGCTGCTGCGCGCCAAGGCGGCGGGCGAGGCGATGCTGCGTCCGGGGGTGACGGGGGGACAGGTGTACGCGGCCGTGCGGGGCGTCTTTGAGGAGGCCGGGGTAGCGGAGCACTTCCCGCATCATGCGGGGCATGCTTTAGGGCTGATGCACCCGGAGCCGCCGTTCTTCGTCCCGGAGAGTCAGGAGCCGTTGCAAGAGGGACAGGTGGTCACCCTGG
- a CDS encoding sugar phosphate isomerase/epimerase — protein MAGFLLCLNTSTIQPADLMTKITVTAEAGFQGIELWVDDIDAFVAGGGTLEAVKETLRDRGLAVPSVIAVHDWGGTQGQAFTAAWDEARRRIEIAAALEAPVIVATPPAGQVDLDLLVERYARLVALGREHDVRIAFEFLGFLEHVNNLPLAWEIVQRAGDPDGCLTVDSFHIHRSGRSVDDLRAVPAERIGIVHVNDVPEGIPVPELTDHDRVMPGDGIFPVREMLGMLAENGYQGAVSLELFNQSYWEMPPSDVARIAFEKLRSVLPEG, from the coding sequence ATGGCGGGATTCCTCTTGTGTTTGAACACCAGCACGATTCAGCCGGCGGATCTGATGACGAAGATCACCGTGACGGCGGAGGCGGGCTTCCAGGGCATCGAGCTGTGGGTGGATGACATCGATGCGTTCGTGGCCGGCGGCGGCACGCTGGAGGCGGTGAAAGAAACGCTGCGGGATCGGGGGCTCGCCGTGCCCTCTGTGATCGCTGTGCACGATTGGGGAGGTACGCAGGGGCAGGCGTTCACGGCGGCATGGGACGAGGCGCGACGGCGCATCGAGATCGCCGCCGCGTTGGAGGCCCCGGTCATCGTCGCCACCCCGCCCGCGGGCCAGGTCGATCTGGACCTGTTGGTGGAGCGATATGCGCGTTTGGTGGCGTTGGGGCGGGAACATGACGTCCGGATCGCCTTTGAGTTCCTGGGATTCCTGGAGCATGTGAACAATTTACCGTTGGCCTGGGAGATCGTGCAGCGAGCGGGGGACCCGGATGGCTGCCTGACGGTGGATTCGTTCCACATTCACCGCAGCGGCCGCTCCGTGGACGACCTGCGAGCGGTGCCGGCTGAGCGCATCGGCATCGTGCACGTGAACGACGTGCCAGAAGGGATTCCCGTGCCGGAGCTGACCGATCATGATCGGGTGATGCCCGGGGATGGGATCTTCCCGGTGCGGGAGATGTTGGGCATGCTGGCGGAGAATGGGTATCAGGGCGCCGTCTCGCTGGAGCTTTTCAACCAGTCCTATTGGGAGATGCCCCCGAGCGATGTGGCGCGCATCGCCTTCGAGAAGCTTCGCTCGGTCTTACCGGAGGGGTGA